The Streptomyces achromogenes genome window below encodes:
- a CDS encoding HAD family acid phosphatase, producing MHKPLRIAAVAAACAVAGAALYGAGAATAGQSTANSTHEPYNIGLLVKDIDTYYGTAPDADGVYQASPTSPYAKDLASIDKAARKYIDQSARKAVRKHQRPAVVFDIDDTLLLSLDYEKRYNYTYNSASWAAYVNKADRPAVFGSPELVRYAEKKGVEVFYNSGLGEAQRTAAVDNLKKVGADVNLDAAHMFLKNAAAPPSYLSGCATPGAWTCTTVQYKSGTRKHIERDLGYEIIANFGDQYSDLDGGYADRTYKLPNPTYFVS from the coding sequence ATGCATAAGCCACTGCGCATCGCGGCCGTCGCCGCGGCCTGTGCCGTCGCCGGCGCCGCCCTCTACGGCGCCGGCGCGGCCACGGCCGGCCAGTCCACGGCCAACTCCACGCACGAGCCCTACAACATCGGGCTCCTGGTGAAGGACATCGACACCTACTACGGCACCGCCCCGGACGCCGACGGCGTGTACCAGGCGTCGCCGACCAGCCCGTACGCCAAGGACCTCGCGAGCATCGACAAGGCCGCGCGGAAGTACATCGACCAGTCCGCCCGCAAGGCGGTCAGGAAGCACCAGCGGCCCGCGGTCGTCTTCGACATCGACGACACCCTGCTGCTCAGCCTCGACTACGAGAAGCGGTACAACTACACGTACAACTCCGCCAGCTGGGCGGCGTACGTGAACAAGGCGGACCGGCCGGCCGTCTTCGGCAGCCCCGAGCTGGTGCGGTACGCGGAGAAGAAGGGCGTCGAGGTCTTCTACAACTCGGGCCTCGGCGAGGCGCAGCGCACCGCCGCGGTCGACAACCTGAAGAAGGTCGGCGCCGACGTCAACCTCGACGCCGCGCACATGTTCCTCAAGAACGCCGCCGCCCCGCCGTCCTACCTGAGCGGCTGCGCCACCCCGGGCGCCTGGACCTGCACGACCGTCCAGTACAAGTCCGGCACCCGCAAGCACATCGAGCGCGACCTCGGCTACGAGATCATCGCGAACTTCGGTGACCAGTACTCCGACCTCGACGGCGGCTACGCCGACCGGACGTACAAGCTGCCGAACCCGACCTACTTCGTCAGCTGA
- a CDS encoding pectinesterase family protein, producing MPRRTLLAAATGAALLTGAPAAHAHSRRVLHVRPGDSVQAAVDAVSGPGWTIVVHPGTYREVVAVPADKAELTLRGASRDPRAAVIVYDNAGGTPRPDGSGPYGTAGSAAFTSAAPGLTVRDLTLANDWLRADHPETTGTQAVAAHVTGDRSHFENVRFLAHQDTLFADTTALDAFDRQYYRHCHIEGDVDFVFGRARAVFDACRFHTLRRDVSFTPKGMVFAPATARADPYGFLALRGRITSAAEDAAYKIARPWVPSYETTAWPSLVVRDTWIGPGVDAVTPYANMREGYPWQTMRFWEYANSGPGAVISVPENRPQLTPAEAALHTRGTYLGDWRPYGRR from the coding sequence CTGCCCCGCCGCACCCTCCTCGCCGCCGCCACCGGCGCCGCCCTGCTCACCGGGGCGCCCGCCGCCCACGCGCACTCCCGCCGCGTCCTGCACGTCCGCCCCGGCGACAGCGTCCAGGCGGCCGTGGACGCCGTCTCCGGCCCCGGCTGGACGATCGTCGTCCACCCGGGAACGTACCGGGAGGTCGTCGCCGTCCCGGCGGACAAGGCGGAGCTGACCCTGCGCGGCGCGAGTCGCGACCCACGCGCCGCCGTCATCGTGTACGACAACGCAGGCGGCACGCCCAGGCCGGACGGGTCGGGCCCCTACGGCACCGCGGGCTCCGCCGCCTTCACCTCCGCCGCGCCCGGCCTCACCGTGCGCGACCTCACCCTCGCCAACGACTGGCTGCGCGCCGACCACCCGGAGACCACCGGCACCCAGGCCGTCGCCGCCCACGTCACCGGCGACCGCTCGCACTTCGAGAACGTCCGGTTCCTCGCTCATCAGGACACCCTCTTCGCGGACACCACCGCACTCGACGCCTTCGACCGGCAGTACTACCGCCACTGCCACATCGAGGGCGACGTCGACTTCGTCTTCGGGCGGGCCCGGGCCGTCTTCGACGCCTGCCGCTTCCACACCCTGCGGCGGGACGTGTCCTTCACCCCCAAGGGCATGGTCTTCGCCCCCGCCACCGCCCGGGCCGACCCCTACGGCTTCCTCGCCCTGCGCGGCCGGATCACCTCCGCCGCGGAGGACGCCGCGTACAAGATCGCCCGGCCCTGGGTGCCGTCCTACGAGACGACCGCCTGGCCCTCGCTGGTCGTCCGGGACACCTGGATCGGCCCCGGTGTCGACGCGGTGACGCCGTACGCCAACATGCGCGAGGGCTATCCCTGGCAGACCATGCGCTTTTGGGAGTACGCCAACTCCGGTCCGGGAGCGGTGATCTCGGTGCCGGAGAACCGGCCGCAGCTGACCCCCGCGGAGGCCGCCCTGCACACCCGGGGGACGTACCTGGGCGACTGGAGGCCTTACGGGCGCCGGTGA
- a CDS encoding pectinesterase family protein: MHPVSRRRFLAVSAASAGTAAALALGAPSAQAAADARVSAGGRRPFGRYGSPAARRTPQTLYVDPLGRGDFTTVRDAVAAASGSGWTLVLAPGVYRETVVLDPTRTEATWIGACEDPRDVVIVYDNAAGTAKPGGGTYGTTGSATTTLQAAGFTAHRITFANDWLRADHPDITGTQAVAVKVQGDRSAFHHCRFLGHQDTLYADSMSLTAFARQYYTHCYVQGDVDFVFGRATAVLERCHFRTLNRTDLAGAPYGFVFAPSTAGANPLGQLVTGSRISSEAPDAFYKLARPWVPSSDTTARPMLTVRDTRMDAGIDAAAPYTNMSASFPWQSQRFAEYRNTGPGARITVPENRPQLTRDQARSATREAYLGDWEPWKGEC, translated from the coding sequence ATGCACCCCGTTTCGAGAAGACGGTTCCTCGCCGTGAGCGCCGCGAGCGCGGGAACGGCCGCCGCCCTGGCCCTGGGCGCCCCGTCCGCGCAGGCCGCCGCGGACGCCCGCGTCTCGGCGGGCGGCCGCCGCCCGTTCGGCCGGTACGGCTCCCCGGCCGCCCGCCGCACCCCGCAGACCCTCTACGTCGACCCGCTCGGCCGGGGCGACTTCACGACCGTGCGGGACGCCGTCGCCGCCGCCTCGGGCAGCGGCTGGACCCTCGTCCTCGCCCCCGGCGTCTACCGGGAGACCGTGGTCCTCGATCCCACCCGCACCGAGGCCACCTGGATCGGCGCCTGCGAGGACCCCCGGGACGTCGTGATCGTCTACGACAACGCGGCCGGCACCGCCAAGCCCGGCGGCGGCACCTACGGCACCACCGGCTCGGCCACCACCACCCTGCAGGCCGCCGGCTTCACCGCCCACCGGATCACCTTCGCCAACGACTGGCTGCGCGCCGACCACCCCGACATCACCGGCACCCAGGCCGTCGCCGTCAAGGTCCAGGGCGACCGCTCCGCCTTCCACCACTGCCGCTTCCTCGGGCACCAGGACACCCTGTACGCCGACTCGATGTCCCTGACCGCCTTCGCCCGGCAGTACTACACGCACTGCTACGTCCAGGGCGACGTCGACTTCGTCTTCGGCCGCGCCACCGCCGTCCTCGAGCGGTGCCACTTCCGCACCCTGAACCGCACCGACCTGGCCGGCGCGCCCTACGGCTTCGTCTTCGCCCCCTCCACGGCGGGCGCCAACCCGCTCGGCCAGCTGGTCACCGGGAGCCGGATCAGCAGCGAGGCCCCCGACGCCTTCTACAAGCTGGCCCGCCCCTGGGTCCCCAGCTCCGACACCACCGCCCGCCCGATGCTCACCGTCCGCGACACCCGCATGGACGCCGGCATCGACGCGGCCGCGCCCTACACGAACATGTCGGCCTCCTTCCCCTGGCAGAGCCAGCGGTTCGCCGAGTACCGCAACACCGGGCCGGGAGCACGGATCACCGTCCCCGAGAACCGCCCGCAGCTCACCCGCGACCAGGCCCGGTCCGCGACCCGCGAGGCCTACCTCGGCGACTGGGAGCCCTGGAAGGGGGAGTGCTGA